One Gossypium arboreum isolate Shixiya-1 chromosome 13, ASM2569848v2, whole genome shotgun sequence genomic window, GGAAGTAAAATCATTTACTGAGATATAAGAAGCCAATCCGAAATTGAGATGAGAAAAACTACATCTATAGGACATACCCATATCCATATGGAGCAAAGAAATATGGAGCCATGAATGGACCCCTGGGTCGCATAAAAGGGTTGGACCGACGTGGACGATATTGTTTCATCCCAGGTATATTGGTCCGCTTAGCAGTGACCTAAAAAGATATAGATAAAGCACTTTGTATTTAAATAGTTTAAACTGAAGGTGTTATCCGTGGCTATTTTTCATGGTGTAGAAGACACTGTTTTCCTCTTcttgaaaggaaaagaaaaacaagttTTACCTTCAATTGCCTGCCATGAAGTTCAGATTCATTCAAAAGAAGAGCTTCCTGGACAGCCTCAGCTTCAACGAACTCTACATAAGCATAACCCTTTGGCTGACCATACTTGTCCGTACGAATAGTAACCCTATTTACAGTCCCACAAGTCTGGAAATGCTGTTGAACTTCTTCAGGAGTACATGAATAATCCACCTGCATTCTCAGAATGTTTTAAATGTAGCCGGTAAGACGGACACAACAGGAtatgaaaaattaataataataacaagaaacAAGTGGCAATCAATTTTTATAACAAAATAGAGACCAAGTAGCAAACAAGGTCACCCGTGCAGCACGTTACTACTTACTAATCGCCTTTGTAAGAGAGATCAGACCAGCCTCAACAAAGACCAGTTCTTAGTTTACATACTTAACCGACCACTTTGCTCTGGTGTTTCAAATTAAGGAACGAGACTAAAGAAGCAAATGGTTAAAATTTCTAGAGCAATTAGTATTCACACAGGTCAGACATCGGTGATAGATGGGGTCAACACATTGATCAATGATCTTAACAACAGCCTAAGAAAATATAGATAGATAATATGAATTATGCTGCATTCTAGAATAAAAAATAGATGCTGAAACATCCTTGAAAAACTTAGCATTTAACAGTGAAGGAAAGGAAGGAGAAAAACAAAATCTTTGTTCATTTTCTTCTCCCATCTTTTGTGGTAGGGGGCGTCAAAAAAAATAATGATTATTAGAAAGAAACTGGCGATCCCTACTTGTCCCAAGTGATGAAATAAAAAGAGATCAAAGACCCCTCACCATAAGAAGTAAGACACCTAGAAATTCTTCGAGCATTGACCACCAGCAAAAGCAGCACTCTGGTTTGCAAATAAAACAGCAAATATCCACTGCTAGTCTTTACTCGGCAAAATGCGTCCTTTCAACTGATTTCAGACCGTTTCAGGAATCTTGAATCAAATTTTGTTTCTCCATCCATCCCGGGCCAAGTGCTCAAACCAAGACAATAATTTCACAACGGTAATGCTTATTTTTTTTTCCTCACTTTTTCCTGCTATTTAAAGTAATGTCGAATCAAAGACTTTTGCAAAATCCTTTCTTTTACAGGCtttttttaaacatttttcttGTTCTGTTTTTTTTCTGCCTTCAGATTTTCCTCATACTGAAAGGCTTGAAGTTTTTTTCCCTTCAAAATTTGACTCAACTTTTTAACACTCTTGTTTTTATCGTCTCTCTTAATCACATAAAAGTAGTATGGCCTGTGTGTTTTCCTAGCTCAAGAACATTTCTATAGGATATTTTCACCCAACCCCAGATACTAAATCAGAAAACTTGAAGAATGAAGCTTCACCTGCGATTGTAGTAAAAGATAAAGTCAACAAAGGATTCTAAACTGAGAATCCTTCACCATGTTAAATGACCAAATTTTACATTTGATACATAAAGAAGGAAATGCTCGCTTGTTGTAACAAGATAGGAAGTTGAAGCATTTCACAAGAGTggagaaaagagaaaaatagTACATTAATAATGACGCACATCTATCAAATTAGATCTGTTCAGCTATCCATTATAGTTAATATACCATATAGTAAATGTAGTAAAGTTAACATATTCTAACCCTCTTAGTTAAGCAGCTTTTACCAATCCTTGAATTCCATACTTCAAAGACACTGCTCAAGCCTATAATTATAGTCAATAGACCTCAAAGTTTATGACTTGGGATTGtatcaaaaaaaaaagtttaagacTTGGGAAAGGTAAGGACTAAGGAGAGGACAGCACATTAAAGGAATAAATCTCAGTTCATTAAGTCATGAACCAGGGTCAATGCAATATTATGGCCACGTCAAACCTATATGACCAAGCTAGGGCAAAGCTCATTTGGACAACTGCTGTAAAGAAGAAATATCCATAGCATTCTTCTACAACAATGATAAGAAAGCAAGAAAGTCCATCAACCATTTTTTTTCAAGAGAAAACATTTTACAAGAAATTATATATTATAGAAAGATAACTCTCTTTAACATTTATTTTCCTCAACATTGTAATTGTTCTGCATCGGCCTGGACAGATCATATCAAGAACTGAGATTGAACCATAGCAGACACCATCAATATTCAATCAGAAGCGGTCAGAAGGACTCAGAAGCAGAACTGGAGTTGATAATGAAAGGCTTCTGTTGCATTGAACTTTAAAGTATTAACAGATGCTGTATTCAACACTTATTGTAATGTTCTAAATGACTGTCTAGTCCGTTACATCTTTTGTTATACTCCATGCTCAGACAAAGCGAGGAATATGTAGCAATCAATGGCTGGTTTCTTCATGCAAATGGTGCACCTCTTGTACGAATATACCTCAAACAGGACTCCTAACACTAGCCATTAAGATACTGCTTGGTAGTGGCTCTTAATCCAGATTATACACCAGATGCATTAATATAACTGGACCACTAGTTAATTCAATTTGAATTATACCCAGATTTTAACTTCAGCTATGAAGATTAGTCTGAATGCCAGCAGTACTGTACCTTGGCTTAATCAGTTAGGAATAAGAATTTGCAAGTATTATGTAGATGATTTCATGATACTATATTCGTAAAATTTGGTTGTACCTAGAGGCTAGTGCACTTCATATTGTAAGTTTCAGCAAGATCAGTTTCATATTACAAGTCACTTAGAGCCCCTATAGGCCTACACAAAGGCTTTCATGACTGAAGCCTGAAACCATGGAAGTTGATTCTAAGGAAGCAAATGATTATATTCATCTCTGTTATTGAGAAATATCTGTCAATAAGCAGCCATAAGCTACACAGATAGTTAAATCGCATGCTAATTTCAGAATCTATGGGAAGAAAAACATAAGCTGTTTCCCAATTCCCACCACATTAAAATGCTTAAAGTTATCATCACGGCTTGACTTGTCCTATCAAATCACCAAAATCaaactaataataaaaataataaagaaaacagTATCAGCACTGTTTATGGAGACCTATGCAAAGGCAAGCAACAAAATTAGAAAGGGAAAGAGGACTCACATTGCCCACAAACACTGATCGAGAATCCACTTCCTCTCGATTTGCCTGAGATGTAGCTGCAGCAGCAGCAGGATCTAGTTGCATAGAAATAAATATAGATAATGATTCTCAATACTTGTGCTTTCGATTATATCCAACAAGAACAGATGTACATACAACTCAAATTAAAGAACAAAACATTTGAAGGCAATCTTCATCTTGTATGACACACTTACCCTCTGGATTTTAACATTCCAAGTAATCATGAAAGTCAAAAACCATAAGTGATTTGCTTTCAATTGTAAAGCATTTTTCAGTATCTAAATAACAGATATAAAACAAAACGAAAGGATTTCTGAGATAGTTTAGCCATCATTGAAGTTACACATCACACCATTATAAATCAAAACCCAATTATAAGAATCCACAAGAGAAAATCCAAAGCAAGTCAATCAAATTATTATATTcaaactaattttttaaaaaaaaaaaacccaaatcgtGCAACAAGGAGATAGGGGGAAAAACCTTGTACGGAACCCATCTCTTTCTCGACTTTAGCTTGCATCTCACGAAGAGCAGCGGCTTCTTCCTCCATCtcttttaaccttttcttcatgTCATCAAGATCCTGCATATTACATAGAATTAGGGTTTTCTTACAATAGGGGGAAAACCCCTAacactaaaaataaaaatgtaaaaaaacaaCAAATGTTGCTAAAAATTACTGCTTCAGTGGATTCAGCAGCTGCCATGTCTACATCGTCTCCTtccatgttttttttttcaaattaatagATCTTTTTTCTAAAGAACAGAAAAGAAAAATCTGATAGAAAGCAGCTGCTAGTTTTAGCttaagtaagtttttttttttcaatgctAGAACCCTTtcgatgaatttgtatttttcttTATTAGGTAAATTCATTCATTTATTTGGTaagatattatttttatgagatttatttaatatttatacattaATTCCTTATATACTATTTttagaataaaatattattattatttggaattATGAACAATAAGATTATAAAAATGACACATAATACAAATAACATATAGATTACTACAAACTAATGTATAAATAATGGCTCCAGAATAATTTTAAAAAGAGATAGACAAATTGACAATAActtgatcaaattgataaaatttgtaatttataatAGATTTATGGCACACTTATGGTATAGGTAAAAAAAATTACGTGacaaatatatgtattaaaagTTCATATAGAAGAATAATGCGTTTTAATACACTCGAACCAACATCTTCTTATATTAGCAATAATACTCATGCCaatcaaaataaaattcaattaagTAAAATTAATTGAAGTTTTAGTTATAATAGTAAAGTAAAAAGTTTGTTATGGGTAGTGTTTTGGGTTTAAATCTTATTATGAGCATATtcttattgttttattatttatggaAAGATAAAAACACACTAGtaaaaatataacttaataaaaGGAAGGCTCACTCCTTCCGGAGAAATTTTCGAAGTATTGTTCGTCCGGAATAGACAAACCCCTCAATAGGTTAATAGTATTTTCCTCTCAACAAGTCTTTTTAGGCTCTTTGTAAATTCGAGAGGTAAAATTCTGACTCGACTAAAAGACAATAACAACCTATTGAAGTATCCTTTAACTCTGAACAAACAACACTTTGAAGACTCCTATAGAAGGACCCTCCATCCCCACAATTTCCAAAGGTTAATGTGTATTTTGAGCAATAAGACTAAGGATCAATGCACTGGTGCGAACAACAATGGCTGAAAGGTTTTCACGTCAGGATAGTCAATTCTGTATTTATTCTAGTTGTACTAGTCGGTGTTCGCCATTCAAGTAGCATATCAaaacattcaatttattttctcaCTGATAAAAATTTCAGCTCGTATTAGTCGCACCAATTTTTTTGCCCAATTATGATCATACTGGTGTCATGGATCAAGCTCGTGACGAATGCACACAGAATGCCTCATAGAGGTTAACTAATTAAATGTGGCTCATTTAATCCATTTGAACTAACCCGATTTGTGGAACACATGGAAAAACTCATTTATTTGAAGCTTTGGTGGCCCAATGAAACACTCCAATAAAACTAGAGTTACCATGACTAATATTATAAATCTTAAGAGATAAAGTTGTATGCAGTttaaactttaatcatgatcGTCGATGTAATTGAATACTATTGAGAGGCTTCACTCAAATACATTtgtgttgtaacaccccctactcgtatttcgagcctagaatagggtacgaggcattaccgaacttaatatgatcaatcatgtaaaaatcatccataaaatttcttctaaattaaaaacttttatacatatgtttaacgtcccttatatgggcctatggggcccaaaacatacattcagggtggttcgggaccaaaccgtaaatatatgaaacttttgcaacacttagaaaattttcacactttggagagtcacacgcccgtgttttcaactcgtgtaactctctgtttataacttcatcacccttgtcagtcgtacacttcatataaataacaagaaacgtgtatgggctcatttctcattaaatttctcatatatatacacaatttcacgttatgtaatcatacaacatatatcatccatatctctgtaatctaaatatatttttataacaacttatcttgatttcatactgtttcatatttaagcttaaataaccaaagtatttgaaatatcatctttatgcaaatagtacacatgaggtatataataccataattatgaataaacacatttatcaaacattttccatattcatataccaatgtctcatgtctccatatatcaataactgtcattttcatgaatttcgagttcaatttcataattatttgtctcgtattcaatttattccatgtcggaactttattcattaatgcgtttgaattatcaatacatatggacagtgcattcaacatgaacaattatataaccacaaatgaattcatttatcaaccaagttctatactcatatcttatcaactcgtacttcctgtatcacataattccatgtaacacttaccaaactttgtcaaattagtaaacgtcttacggaattgagtactttgtTTACTCGAtgtcatagttcaactatggtcttacacatcttcatatatcgatgtcatagcccagctttggtcttacacgtaatcacatatcacatatcgataccatagcccagctatggtcttacacgaatcacatatctcactgatgccatatcccagatatggtcttatacagtagcatacaTCAcaccgatgtcatatcccagatatggtcttatacggaaatcacttgtcacttgtagccgaagctaccactattcactgatcaggtagccggagccaccatttttcacttgtcatttgtccttgatcagataagtgtagccgaagctattacttatcactttcacttatcattgatcagataagtgtagccgaaactatcacttatcacttgttgccatggtccaaccatggtattttccttcaattcatcttgtcaccgaactgaaatgctcaatttgatcatttattcaattttcatgcttttacattattcacgattttatcatcaatacatatgaaataacacatcatgaaattcataaaattaacaaataatcactaaaatttagccatataaactcacaagtacaaattttgtattataacgataatcacaatttcataataaatattccacataaaacattatatcatttctaatccaacacttatcgattataatcgggcatgtgtttaatttatacacgagtcattcatatatttttcctcctcctcctctccatccacatccttagtataaattacacacttgtaagtaaccttatccataattttcactaattacttatgtaAATATTCAGACTATTCACCCGTGTCGTAGTCACtagattatttatatatggagctacggaactcaaaattaagatccgctaattttacctaaaactagactcacatatcttcttaccataaaaatttcataatttttagttgggccaattaatacagtttatttattgaagtctcccatgttctgctgtttgacagttccgacccttcttcactaaaaattaattatctccttgtacaggattcgaatgatgttcccgtttatttctcttgaaaatagactcattcaggattctaaacatataaatttaagctcctaattatttttatccaattttttatgattttacaaaatcAGAACagaggaacccgaaatcattctgaccttgtctcacaaaatttatcatatctcctgatttataattccattgcttacatcatttcttctataagaaactatactcaataagctttaatttcatattttattcatcctataattccatttctaaaatttttggtgatttttcaaagttagactactgctgctgtccaaaacagttttagtgcaaaatgttgatttccattttgcctcaaagttcacaattcatacaattcagtccttactcaattaacccctcaattaagataattttatcaattaatatttttcctagacattataagttatttcataactattgaaattcagaatttctatttaaaactctaacttcaaactcctttacaattaggtcccaaacattcactttctattcaattctttcaataaaaccagcatataaacaatttaaactctaattccatgtcaaatcatcatatacttccagcacatattcatagaaactttcaatttctttcatagaatcaaaaactaattaatttaacaagtggacctagttgtaaaagtcacaaaaatacaaaaaattcaagaaataatcaagaattgaacttatttgaagtaaaaatatgaaaaaccagcttaagggaactcctccatggtgttttttctgatgagaatgcagaaaaataaagagaaatctcgataattccactttagtcctagctttattaagtaaattttacaattttccaatttttcccttaattctccttatttttttTCTGATTTCATGccattgccgtccagcccaaagagaccttgggtctattttccttttaaaccctctttcttttatcatttaagctatttaatcatttcccacaattttgcatttaatacaatttagttctttttgttcaattaactatcaaaactttaaaatttcttgacga contains:
- the LOC108461186 gene encoding polyadenylate-binding protein 2-like — encoded protein: MEGDDVDMAAAESTEADLDDMKKRLKEMEEEAAALREMQAKVEKEMGSVQDPAAAAATSQANREEVDSRSVFVGNVDYSCTPEEVQQHFQTCGTVNRVTIRTDKYGQPKGYAYVEFVEAEAVQEALLLNESELHGRQLKVTAKRTNIPGMKQYRPRRSNPFMRPRGPFMAPYFFAPYGYGKVPRLRMATRYSPYY